One stretch of Cohnella algarum DNA includes these proteins:
- a CDS encoding serine/threonine protein kinase has protein sequence MNEERWRQAETALDCMEVFKNGENDPVTIEGESDDLQCIGVGTDAAVFVFEPMPTFAYKLYAAEALPKKQAEIEVYRVLAGSPYFPVFYGAGERYVAISRESGLTLYDCLLYGVPVPRQAIEDVEAARAFVREKGLNPRDIHLKNVLLQDGRGKVLDVSEYVKDGNDKRWEHLVWAYDNVYPLLEGKKLPLWVLEAVKNGYYRLDPANGNLQDFAERIKRLFLRK, from the coding sequence ATGAACGAAGAGAGATGGAGGCAAGCCGAAACCGCCCTGGATTGCATGGAAGTGTTCAAGAACGGGGAGAACGATCCGGTCACGATCGAAGGCGAGTCCGACGACCTGCAGTGCATCGGGGTGGGAACCGATGCCGCCGTATTCGTCTTTGAGCCTATGCCGACCTTTGCTTACAAGCTCTATGCGGCGGAGGCTTTGCCCAAGAAGCAAGCGGAGATCGAGGTGTATCGGGTCTTGGCCGGCAGCCCGTATTTTCCCGTCTTTTACGGGGCGGGAGAGCGTTACGTCGCGATCAGCCGCGAAAGCGGATTGACGCTGTACGACTGCTTGCTTTACGGAGTGCCGGTCCCCCGGCAGGCGATCGAGGACGTCGAGGCGGCGAGAGCGTTTGTTCGGGAGAAGGGCCTCAATCCGCGGGACATCCACTTGAAAAACGTGCTGCTCCAGGACGGCCGCGGCAAAGTGCTCGACGTATCCGAGTACGTCAAGGACGGAAACGACAAGCGATGGGAGCATCTCGTTTGGGCATATGACAACGTCTATCCGCTGCTGGAAGGAAAGAAGCTGCCGCTTTGGGTGCTGGAAGCGGTGAAAAACGGCTATTACCGCCTCGATCCGGCGAACGGAAACCTGCAGGATTTCGCGGAGCGGATCAAACGGTTGTTTTTGCGGAAATAA
- the asd gene encoding aspartate-semialdehyde dehydrogenase, which produces MGEKLKVGIVGGTGMVGQRFVQLLDQHPWFEVAAIAASAGSAGKTYEESVQGRWKLSTPIPEDVKKIVVQDASKVEEVASGVDFIFCAVDMKKNEIQALEEAYAKTGTPVVSNNSAHRWTPDVPMVIPEINPGHLDVIAAQRRRLGTSTGFIAVKPNCSIQSYVPALHALLDYKPTKVVATTYQAISGAGKNFADWPEMLDNVIPYIGGEEEKSEQEPLRIWGSVNGGEIVKANSPLITTQCIRVPVTDGHMAAVFVSFENKPSKEDILARWRQFKGRPQELGLPSAPKRFITYFEEENRPQTKLDRDIERGMGVSTGRLREDSIYDYKFVGLSHNTLRGAAGGAVLIAELLKAEGYIQAK; this is translated from the coding sequence ATGGGGGAAAAATTGAAGGTCGGAATTGTCGGAGGTACGGGCATGGTCGGCCAGCGGTTCGTCCAGCTCCTCGATCAGCACCCTTGGTTTGAAGTGGCGGCGATCGCGGCGAGCGCCGGCTCGGCGGGCAAAACGTACGAGGAATCCGTGCAGGGAAGATGGAAGCTGAGCACTCCGATCCCGGAAGACGTCAAAAAGATCGTCGTTCAGGACGCGTCGAAGGTGGAGGAGGTCGCCTCCGGGGTCGATTTTATTTTTTGCGCGGTCGATATGAAAAAGAATGAGATTCAGGCGCTCGAGGAAGCCTACGCCAAAACCGGGACGCCCGTCGTCTCCAACAACTCGGCTCACCGCTGGACGCCCGACGTGCCGATGGTCATTCCGGAAATCAATCCGGGACACCTCGACGTCATTGCCGCCCAAAGAAGGCGGCTCGGCACTTCGACCGGCTTTATCGCCGTCAAGCCGAACTGTTCTATTCAAAGCTATGTGCCGGCCCTTCACGCGCTGCTCGATTACAAGCCGACGAAAGTGGTCGCCACGACGTATCAGGCGATTTCCGGAGCCGGCAAAAACTTTGCCGACTGGCCGGAAATGCTGGACAATGTCATCCCGTATATCGGCGGCGAAGAAGAGAAAAGCGAACAGGAGCCGCTGCGCATCTGGGGCAGCGTGAACGGCGGGGAAATCGTCAAGGCGAACTCGCCGCTCATTACGACGCAATGCATCCGCGTCCCGGTCACGGACGGGCACATGGCCGCCGTCTTCGTTTCGTTCGAGAACAAGCCTTCGAAGGAAGACATTCTCGCGCGCTGGCGACAGTTCAAAGGACGGCCGCAGGAGCTGGGGCTGCCCAGCGCCCCGAAGCGGTTCATCACGTATTTCGAGGAAGAGAACCGGCCGCAAACGAAGCTCGATCGCGACATCGAGCGCGGCATGGGCGTTTCGACGGGCCGGCTGCGCGAGGATTCCATCTACGATTACAAATTCGTAGGCCTCTCGCACAATACGCTGCGCGGCGCGGCCGGCGGCGCGGTTCTGATCGCCGAGCTGCTGAAGGCGGAAGGCTATATTCAGGCGAAATAA
- a CDS encoding VOC family protein — protein MGILKPYIISEDARAQADFYLRSLGGEIVSVITHGEAMGAENEFRDKVMHMCLSVAGSNYIFMADAVEPFAHGTGLYLSIEYKTAAEAGEAFAKLAEGGKVKYPFELQPFGLYLGEATDRYGVSWMITSEPKTE, from the coding sequence ATGGGCATTTTGAAGCCTTACATCATTTCGGAGGATGCGAGAGCGCAGGCCGATTTCTATTTGCGCTCGCTCGGCGGCGAGATCGTATCCGTCATTACGCACGGCGAAGCGATGGGAGCGGAAAACGAATTCAGGGACAAAGTGATGCACATGTGCCTGTCCGTTGCCGGCAGCAACTACATTTTCATGGCGGATGCGGTCGAGCCGTTCGCTCACGGGACCGGTCTTTATCTCTCGATCGAATACAAAACGGCGGCCGAAGCCGGCGAAGCGTTCGCAAAGCTGGCGGAAGGCGGCAAAGTGAAATATCCGTTCGAGCTGCAGCCGTTCGGCCTGTACTTAGGCGAGGCTACCGACCGGTACGGCGTGTCGTGGATGATTACCTCCGAGCCGAAAACGGAATAA
- a CDS encoding RNA polymerase sigma factor, giving the protein MDIDELIELVELHGKSIYGFCRKLTGNKEDADDLYQETFLKAVELRHKIDASRNPKAFLISIAIRLHKNHRRKLSWRQKIAPAAELGDAADKIASFASETTPEDAVLSLEQRAMLQDAARRLDDKLKLPLYMYYTAEMTVEEISSALRIPPGTVKSRLHKARKTMREVLEVDSP; this is encoded by the coding sequence TTGGATATTGATGAGTTGATCGAGCTTGTGGAGCTGCACGGCAAGTCGATTTACGGTTTTTGCCGCAAGCTGACGGGAAACAAAGAGGATGCGGACGATTTGTATCAGGAAACCTTTCTTAAGGCTGTGGAGCTGCGTCACAAGATAGATGCATCCCGCAATCCCAAAGCTTTTCTCATTTCGATCGCCATTCGGCTGCACAAAAATCATCGCCGCAAGCTTTCCTGGAGGCAAAAAATCGCCCCCGCTGCCGAGCTTGGCGATGCGGCCGACAAGATCGCTTCGTTCGCGAGCGAAACGACGCCGGAAGATGCCGTGCTGTCGCTTGAACAGCGCGCCATGCTTCAGGACGCCGCTCGACGGCTGGACGACAAGCTGAAGCTTCCTCTTTACATGTACTACACGGCGGAAATGACCGTCGAGGAGATTTCTTCGGCGCTGAGAATTCCGCCGGGAACGGTAAAGAGCAGGCTGCACAAAGCCCGCAAGACCATGAGAGAAGTATTGGAGGTCGATTCCCCGTGA
- a CDS encoding LysR family transcriptional regulator encodes MGNNYELYKVFYWAAKTGSLSQAAKALYLTQPSVSHAIKQLEESFGVALFYRNSKGVELTQEGAVLYSYIEQSQILITLAEEKMAALKNLESGELRIGGSDSLFKHYLLPYLESFHENHPGVKLHLHHGTTPEVITFLKEGRIDLGVVRMPIIDPQLDVRESFQLQDCFVAGAHYAELKDTVLTLDMLLQNPIILFSRNSRARMTITEIFQSYGYSIKPEIEVGSVDLLIELARRGLGISYVTREFVSKELEEGSLFEVKLNVPLPPSHVGILTMRNMPLSSAARAFVKLVQ; translated from the coding sequence ATGGGAAACAACTACGAACTATATAAAGTGTTTTATTGGGCGGCGAAAACGGGAAGCTTGTCCCAGGCGGCCAAAGCGTTGTATTTGACCCAGCCGAGCGTCAGCCACGCGATCAAACAGCTGGAGGAAAGCTTCGGCGTCGCGTTGTTCTACCGCAATTCCAAAGGCGTCGAACTGACGCAGGAAGGCGCCGTCCTGTACTCCTATATCGAGCAGTCGCAAATTCTGATCACGCTCGCCGAGGAAAAAATGGCCGCCCTCAAAAACCTGGAGAGCGGCGAGCTGCGCATCGGCGGAAGCGACTCGTTGTTCAAGCATTATCTGCTTCCATATTTGGAAAGCTTTCACGAAAACCACCCCGGCGTCAAGCTGCATCTGCATCACGGCACGACGCCGGAGGTCATCACATTCCTGAAAGAAGGCCGGATCGATCTGGGCGTCGTTCGCATGCCGATCATCGACCCTCAGCTCGACGTGAGGGAAAGCTTTCAACTGCAGGATTGCTTCGTCGCGGGGGCCCATTACGCCGAACTGAAGGACACGGTGCTGACGCTCGACATGCTGCTTCAGAATCCGATCATCCTGTTTTCCCGGAACAGCCGCGCCCGGATGACGATCACGGAAATTTTCCAAAGCTACGGGTATTCGATCAAGCCGGAGATCGAGGTCGGAAGCGTCGATTTGTTGATCGAGCTTGCGCGCAGAGGTCTCGGCATCTCTTACGTGACGCGGGAATTCGTTTCGAAGGAACTGGAGGAAGGCTCGCTGTTCGAAGTGAAATTGAACGTGCCGCTGCCTCCCTCCCACGTCGGGATTTTAACGATGCGGAACATGCCGCTCTCCAGCGCGGCAAGAGCTTTTGTCAAATTAGTTCAATGA
- the zwf gene encoding glucose-6-phosphate dehydrogenase, producing MEPTTFVLFGATGDLAKRKIYPALYNLFVDGKLPETFSVVGLGRREWTDEFFQTSVAQSLERFSRRKADNADTLNRFLRAFRYCVLDIGREEDYKKLLALVEQREEELGMPQNRLFYLSVGPEFFEPIAANIQSSGLGSTSGWKRLVIEKPFGHDLQSARDLNRNLSQSFAEEEIYRIDHYLGKPVVQRLESLQQANPVIQALWTNRYISNVQITANETVGVEERAGYYDHVGAVRDMFQNHMLQLLMMAAIHLPHDSSSEKVRFKKKRVMEALRPVPKEEVAAHLVRGQYAAGSIAGKPVAGYTSEPGIAASSLNDTFIAARLQIDNNDWRGVPFYIRTGKRMKEKSTRIVVEFKEPVQQARSKKEDGVSPNLLVIEIGPNEGITLQLNEKEPGANGGFKPIHVDLHASQANSPEAYENLIGDALNGDSTFFAHWDEVELSWQWVQPVLDAFEENLVPLRLYEAGSYGPAEADELLAQDGNRWWFDDKPQPKSETNEGERYAYHANH from the coding sequence ATGGAACCGACTACTTTCGTACTGTTCGGGGCGACCGGGGATTTGGCCAAACGGAAAATTTACCCCGCCCTTTATAATTTGTTCGTCGACGGCAAGCTGCCGGAAACGTTCTCCGTCGTCGGTCTCGGAAGAAGGGAATGGACCGACGAGTTTTTCCAAACGAGCGTCGCGCAATCCCTCGAGCGTTTTTCCCGCCGCAAAGCGGACAACGCCGATACGCTGAACCGTTTTTTGCGGGCGTTCCGGTACTGCGTGCTGGACATCGGCCGCGAAGAAGATTACAAAAAGCTGCTGGCGCTCGTGGAGCAACGGGAAGAAGAGCTGGGCATGCCGCAAAACCGTTTGTTCTATCTGTCCGTCGGACCGGAATTTTTCGAACCGATCGCCGCCAACATCCAAAGCAGCGGACTCGGCTCGACGAGCGGCTGGAAACGTCTCGTCATCGAGAAGCCGTTCGGCCACGATTTGCAATCGGCTCGGGATTTGAATCGGAATTTGAGCCAATCGTTCGCGGAAGAAGAAATTTACCGCATCGACCACTATCTCGGCAAGCCGGTCGTTCAGCGGCTCGAATCGCTTCAGCAGGCGAATCCGGTCATCCAGGCGCTGTGGACCAACCGCTACATTTCAAACGTGCAGATTACGGCCAACGAAACGGTCGGCGTCGAGGAACGGGCGGGATATTACGATCATGTGGGCGCCGTACGGGACATGTTTCAAAATCATATGCTGCAGCTGCTCATGATGGCGGCGATTCACCTTCCGCACGACAGCAGCTCCGAGAAGGTGCGCTTCAAGAAAAAGAGAGTGATGGAGGCGCTCCGCCCCGTGCCGAAAGAGGAAGTCGCCGCCCACCTCGTTCGCGGACAATACGCCGCGGGGAGCATCGCGGGCAAGCCGGTCGCCGGCTACACGTCCGAACCGGGCATCGCGGCTTCATCCCTGAACGATACGTTCATCGCCGCGCGGCTGCAAATCGACAACAACGACTGGCGAGGCGTTCCTTTCTATATCCGGACGGGGAAACGGATGAAAGAGAAGTCGACGCGAATCGTGGTCGAGTTCAAGGAACCGGTCCAACAAGCCCGATCGAAAAAAGAAGACGGCGTTTCGCCCAATCTTCTCGTCATCGAGATCGGGCCGAACGAAGGCATTACGCTGCAGCTCAACGAGAAGGAGCCGGGGGCGAACGGCGGGTTCAAGCCGATCCACGTCGACCTTCACGCGAGCCAGGCGAACTCTCCCGAAGCCTACGAGAACTTGATCGGAGACGCATTGAACGGCGACTCCACGTTCTTCGCGCATTGGGACGAGGTCGAACTGTCGTGGCAGTGGGTTCAACCGGTGCTGGACGCCTTCGAAGAAAATCTCGTGCCGCTTCGCCTTTACGAAGCGGGCAGCTACGGCCCCGCCGAGGCCGACGAGCTTCTCGCCCAAGACGGCAACCGCTGGTGGTTTGACGACAAACCGCAACCAAAATCCGAAACGAACGAAGGAGAACGCTATGCCTACCACGCAAACCATTGA
- the tkt gene encoding transketolase: MPTTQTIDQFAIDTIRTLSIDAINAANSGHPGLPMGAAPMAYSLWSEHLKHNPGNAKWFNRDRFVLSAGHGSALLYSLLHLFGYQVSIEDLKQFRKLNSRTPGHPEYGHTDGVDATTGPLGQGIAMAVGMAMAEAHLASKFNQDGFPVVDHYTYALVGDGCLMEGISYEAMSMAGHMKLDKLIVLYDSNDISLDGELNLSFSENVQKRAESANWHYLRVEDGNDIAAISNAIAAAKQNKERPTIIEVRTIIGYGSKAAGTNKVHGNPLGKEEAKATKEVYGWPYEEEFTVPSEVRAHFDRLKQQGAAKEEEWNKLFAAYSAKYPSQGKELAAAIAGDVKIETADVLTFDTSKSISTRVASGEAINHFVKSVPSIFGGSADLSHSTMTDIKGESTFAVQSYAGRNVYFGVREHAMGAAGNGMALHGGVNPFVSTFFVFSDYLRPSIRLAALQKLPVVYVFTHDSIAVGEDGPTHEPVEHLAALRTIPGLTVIRPSDANETASAWAYALTQKEGPVALILSRQNLPVYEQTKANRDQVANGGYVLTETNGQPDVILIATGSEVSLAVNAKAELEKDNVSVRVVAMPSRELFDRQSEAYKQSVLPDSATKRIAIEAGISLGWDRYAGPGGKVLSIDTFGASGPGGAVMEYFGFSVANVVSLAKELL; encoded by the coding sequence ATGCCTACCACGCAAACCATTGATCAATTCGCGATCGATACGATCCGCACGCTGTCGATCGACGCCATCAACGCCGCCAATTCCGGACATCCGGGCCTGCCGATGGGCGCGGCCCCGATGGCTTACAGCCTTTGGTCCGAACATTTGAAGCACAATCCGGGCAATGCCAAATGGTTCAACCGCGACCGGTTCGTTCTGTCCGCGGGCCACGGTTCCGCTTTGCTGTACAGCCTTCTCCACCTGTTCGGGTACCAGGTTTCGATCGAGGATCTGAAGCAGTTCCGCAAGCTGAACAGCCGCACGCCGGGACATCCCGAATACGGGCATACGGATGGCGTCGACGCCACGACGGGTCCGCTGGGGCAGGGGATCGCCATGGCGGTCGGGATGGCGATGGCCGAAGCTCATCTCGCTTCGAAATTCAACCAGGACGGCTTCCCGGTCGTCGATCATTATACGTACGCGCTTGTCGGCGACGGCTGCCTGATGGAGGGCATCTCCTACGAGGCGATGTCGATGGCGGGCCATATGAAGCTCGACAAGCTGATCGTGCTGTACGATTCCAACGACATTTCGCTGGACGGCGAGCTGAACCTCAGCTTCAGCGAAAACGTGCAAAAACGGGCCGAATCCGCAAATTGGCATTACTTGCGGGTCGAAGACGGGAACGATATCGCGGCGATCTCGAATGCGATCGCGGCCGCGAAGCAAAATAAGGAACGGCCGACGATCATCGAAGTCCGCACGATCATCGGATACGGCAGCAAAGCGGCCGGCACGAACAAAGTGCACGGCAATCCGCTCGGCAAAGAGGAAGCCAAAGCGACCAAGGAAGTGTACGGCTGGCCTTACGAGGAAGAGTTCACCGTGCCGAGCGAAGTCCGGGCGCATTTCGACCGCCTGAAGCAGCAGGGCGCAGCCAAGGAAGAAGAGTGGAACAAGCTGTTCGCCGCCTATTCCGCCAAGTACCCGTCGCAGGGCAAGGAACTCGCGGCGGCGATCGCCGGGGACGTCAAGATCGAAACGGCCGACGTCCTGACATTCGACACCTCGAAAAGCATTTCGACCCGCGTCGCGAGCGGCGAAGCGATCAATCATTTCGTCAAGTCCGTTCCTTCCATCTTCGGAGGAAGCGCCGACCTTTCCCACTCGACGATGACCGACATCAAGGGAGAGAGCACGTTCGCCGTCCAATCCTATGCCGGACGCAACGTCTACTTCGGCGTCCGCGAACATGCGATGGGCGCGGCCGGCAACGGCATGGCGCTGCATGGCGGCGTCAACCCGTTCGTCAGTACGTTCTTCGTGTTCAGCGACTACTTGCGGCCTTCGATCCGGCTTGCCGCGCTGCAGAAGCTGCCGGTCGTCTACGTGTTCACTCACGACTCGATCGCCGTCGGGGAAGACGGTCCGACGCACGAGCCCGTCGAGCATTTGGCCGCGCTCCGCACGATTCCTGGACTTACGGTCATCCGGCCGTCCGACGCCAACGAGACGGCGAGCGCCTGGGCTTACGCGCTTACGCAGAAGGAAGGTCCGGTCGCGCTCATTCTGAGCCGGCAAAACCTGCCGGTTTACGAGCAAACGAAAGCGAACCGCGACCAGGTCGCCAACGGCGGCTATGTGCTGACGGAAACGAACGGGCAACCGGACGTCATTCTGATCGCGACCGGCTCGGAAGTGTCCCTGGCCGTGAACGCCAAGGCGGAGCTCGAGAAGGATAACGTTTCCGTACGCGTCGTCGCCATGCCGAGCCGCGAGCTGTTCGATCGCCAGTCCGAAGCCTACAAGCAAAGCGTGCTGCCGGATTCCGCAACGAAACGGATCGCCATCGAAGCCGGCATTTCGCTCGGCTGGGACCGCTACGCGGGACCGGGCGGAAAGGTGCTGTCGATCGACACGTTCGGCGCATCCGGCCCGGGAGGCGCGGTCATGGAATATTTCGGCTTCTCTGTCGCCAACGTCGTTAGCTTGGCCAAAGAATTGCTATAA
- the fsa gene encoding fructose-6-phosphate aldolase, with amino-acid sequence MKFFIDSANLADIKKAYKIGVLSGVTTNPSLVAKEGVKFEDRIEEILKEVPEVESVSAEVTPDALTAEDMIAQANELIKINNNDKNITIKLPMTLAGLEACRYLTKKGVKTNVTLIFTVNQALLAARAGATYVSPFLGRLDDISEDGVQLVARVAELFRVHNLDTQIIAASVRHPDHVTRVALAGAHIATVPFSVIEQLSKHPLTDQGLEKFAADWKKAVQ; translated from the coding sequence ATGAAATTTTTTATTGACTCCGCCAACCTGGCAGACATCAAAAAGGCGTACAAAATCGGCGTATTGTCCGGCGTAACGACGAATCCTTCGCTGGTGGCGAAGGAAGGCGTCAAATTCGAGGACCGCATCGAGGAGATTTTGAAGGAAGTGCCGGAGGTCGAATCGGTTTCCGCCGAAGTGACGCCCGACGCGCTGACCGCGGAAGACATGATCGCGCAAGCGAACGAACTGATCAAAATCAACAACAACGACAAAAACATCACGATCAAGCTCCCGATGACGCTCGCCGGACTCGAAGCCTGCCGCTACTTGACCAAAAAAGGCGTCAAGACGAACGTCACGCTCATCTTTACGGTCAACCAGGCGCTGCTGGCCGCCCGCGCCGGCGCTACGTACGTATCGCCGTTCCTTGGCCGCCTGGACGACATTTCGGAAGACGGCGTGCAGCTCGTCGCCCGCGTAGCCGAACTGTTCCGCGTTCATAACCTGGATACGCAAATTATCGCCGCTTCCGTTCGCCACCCGGATCACGTCACCCGCGTAGCGCTCGCCGGCGCGCATATCGCCACCGTTCCGTTTTCCGTCATCGAACAGCTCTCGAAGCACCCGCTTACGGATCAAGGGCTCGAAAAATTCGCGGCCGACTGGAAAAAGGCCGTTCAATAA
- the gndA gene encoding NADP-dependent phosphogluconate dehydrogenase yields the protein MSKQQIGVVGLAVMGKNLALNIESKGFSVAVYNRSPEKTNELLEEAKGKNFVGTYSVEEFVQALETPRKILIMVKAGQPTDDTINQLVPYLDPGDILIDGGNAYFPDTQRRNKELQEKGFRFIGAGVSGGEEGALRGPAIMPGGQKSAYELVEPILTAISAKVNGDPCSTYIGEDGAGHYVKMVHNGIEYGDMQLIGEAYHLLKDVLGLSTSELHEIFTEWNKGELDSYLIEITADIFSKTDPDTGKPMVDVILDSAGQKGTGKWTSQSALDLGVPLSIITESVFARFISAMKEERVAASKKLSGPKAASFEGNRQDFIEAVRKALYASKIASYAQGFAQMRAASDAYGWNLNYGNIAMIFRGGCIIRARFLQNIKDAYDRDPELQNLLLDEYFSGIVSDYQDAWRNVISVAVTRGIPVPAFAAALAYYDSYRTERLPANLLQAQRDYFGAHTFERLDRKGSFHFQWIENE from the coding sequence ATGAGCAAGCAGCAAATCGGCGTGGTAGGGCTTGCCGTCATGGGCAAAAACCTCGCCCTGAACATCGAAAGCAAAGGCTTCTCCGTGGCGGTGTACAACCGTTCGCCGGAAAAGACGAACGAACTGCTGGAAGAAGCGAAGGGGAAAAATTTCGTCGGCACGTACAGCGTCGAAGAGTTCGTCCAGGCGCTCGAGACGCCCCGCAAAATCCTGATCATGGTCAAAGCCGGCCAGCCGACGGACGACACGATCAACCAGCTCGTGCCTTACCTCGATCCGGGCGACATCCTGATCGACGGCGGCAACGCGTACTTCCCGGATACGCAAAGACGCAACAAAGAGCTGCAGGAGAAAGGCTTCCGCTTCATCGGGGCGGGCGTATCCGGCGGCGAAGAGGGAGCGCTGCGCGGTCCCGCGATCATGCCGGGCGGACAGAAGAGCGCGTATGAGCTCGTCGAGCCGATTTTGACCGCGATTTCGGCGAAGGTGAACGGCGATCCGTGCTCGACCTACATCGGCGAAGACGGCGCCGGGCACTACGTCAAGATGGTGCACAACGGCATCGAATACGGCGACATGCAGCTGATCGGCGAAGCGTACCACTTGCTCAAAGATGTGCTGGGCCTGAGCACGAGCGAGCTGCACGAAATTTTCACCGAGTGGAACAAGGGCGAGCTCGACAGCTATCTGATCGAAATCACGGCGGACATCTTCTCGAAGACGGACCCGGATACGGGCAAGCCGATGGTGGACGTCATCCTGGACTCGGCGGGGCAAAAGGGAACCGGAAAATGGACGAGCCAAAGCGCCCTCGATTTGGGCGTTCCGCTCTCCATTATCACCGAATCCGTATTCGCCCGCTTCATCTCCGCGATGAAGGAAGAGCGCGTCGCGGCAAGCAAGAAGCTGTCCGGACCGAAGGCGGCGAGCTTCGAAGGAAATCGGCAGGACTTTATCGAAGCCGTCCGCAAAGCGCTGTACGCCAGCAAAATCGCCTCGTACGCGCAAGGCTTCGCGCAAATGCGGGCCGCGTCCGACGCCTACGGCTGGAACCTGAACTACGGCAACATCGCGATGATTTTCCGCGGAGGCTGCATCATTCGCGCGAGGTTCCTGCAAAACATCAAGGACGCCTACGACCGCGATCCGGAGCTGCAGAACCTGCTCCTGGACGAATACTTCAGCGGCATCGTGAGCGATTATCAGGACGCCTGGAGAAACGTCATTTCGGTCGCCGTGACGAGAGGCATTCCCGTACCGGCATTCGCCGCCGCCTTGGCGTACTATGACAGCTACCGTACGGAGCGGCTGCCGGCGAACCTGCTGCAGGCGCAGCGCGACTATTTCGGCGCGCATACGTTCGAGCGGCTCGACCGGAAGGGCAGCTTCCATTTCCAATGGATCGAGAATGAATAA
- a CDS encoding AzlC family ABC transporter permease: MQENHPSAEKAEEIGRDSFLQGAKDCLPTLLGYLSIGFAAGVVGKTSGLGIAEIALMSVMIYAGSAQFIAAGMVAANGSIAVIVFTVFIVNLRHLLLSAALSPYFRHLTPVKNMLIGALLTDETFGVAIQRATDANRIGERWMHGLNLTAYLNWIAATLAGAFLGRWIANPEKFGLDFALSAMFIGLLVLQLTSRKNLAIDLIVAVSAILIVAGASMAFSANVGVIIAALIASTIGMAVEKWK, from the coding sequence ATGCAGGAGAACCATCCTTCGGCGGAAAAGGCCGAGGAAATCGGAAGGGACAGCTTCCTTCAAGGCGCAAAAGATTGTCTTCCTACTTTGTTGGGTTACTTGAGCATCGGGTTCGCCGCCGGCGTCGTCGGCAAAACATCGGGTCTTGGCATCGCGGAGATCGCGCTTATGTCCGTTATGATTTATGCCGGATCGGCGCAATTTATCGCGGCCGGAATGGTTGCGGCAAACGGCTCCATAGCCGTCATCGTGTTCACGGTATTCATCGTCAACCTTCGCCACCTGCTGCTTAGCGCGGCGTTGTCGCCGTATTTCCGGCATTTGACTCCCGTGAAAAATATGCTGATCGGCGCGCTGCTCACGGACGAAACCTTCGGAGTCGCGATCCAAAGGGCGACCGACGCGAATCGGATCGGCGAGCGTTGGATGCACGGGCTGAACCTGACGGCTTACCTGAATTGGATCGCGGCCACGTTGGCCGGAGCTTTTCTGGGGCGATGGATCGCAAATCCGGAAAAGTTCGGGCTGGATTTTGCTTTGTCCGCCATGTTTATCGGGCTGTTGGTCCTGCAGTTGACGAGCCGGAAAAACCTCGCGATCGATTTGATCGTCGCCGTAAGCGCGATCCTCATTGTCGCAGGAGCAAGCATGGCATTTTCGGCTAACGTCGGCGTGATCATAGCTGCGCTCATAGCCTCAACGATCGGAATGGCGGTGGAAAAATGGAAATAA
- a CDS encoding AzlD domain-containing protein: MEIRWEVFLMIAGASIVTFIPRIVPLVLLSRIRIPDWGMTWLKYVPIAVMAALVGQELFLENGKPALFPPGPELYAALPTIAVALLTRSLLATVVAGMISMMLLRALLG, translated from the coding sequence ATGGAAATAAGATGGGAAGTGTTTCTCATGATCGCAGGGGCGTCCATTGTCACGTTTATTCCGAGAATCGTCCCGCTCGTCTTGCTAAGCCGCATCCGGATCCCCGATTGGGGGATGACCTGGCTGAAATATGTCCCGATCGCCGTCATGGCGGCCTTGGTCGGGCAGGAGCTGTTCCTGGAAAACGGGAAGCCGGCCCTGTTCCCTCCCGGACCGGAGCTGTACGCCGCTTTGCCGACGATCGCGGTCGCCTTGCTGACGCGAAGCTTGTTGGCGACGGTCGTCGCCGGGATGATTTCGATGATGCTGCTGCGGGCGTTATTGGGTTAA